One genomic region from Salvia hispanica cultivar TCC Black 2014 chromosome 2, UniMelb_Shisp_WGS_1.0, whole genome shotgun sequence encodes:
- the LOC125203844 gene encoding auxin-responsive protein IAA2-like, whose amino-acid sequence MGDYSREDEGCPQLLDLIPKWAREERSHGISEERKLELRLGPPGGEWAIKESNTASSGERERERLLSLGYFPASPRPQNAVLKPPSPWQQQHHLHPSYLHLQHGQGQVAVSKESPQPCSNRAAAEQTAAEKKAFSAANTAVHNTAQKRTAPASVVGWPPLRSFRKNIASKPASDSPDVAPSKVSNSVENGSRTPFVKINMDGIPIGRKIDLKAYHSYEKLSYAVDELFRGLLAAQKKSCGGGITDEGEGGEMIGGLLDGSGEYTLVYEDHEGDRMLVGDVPWHMFISTVKRLRVLKSSELPTLSHGCKQGKLSMNIEV is encoded by the exons ATGGGGGATTATTCAAGGGAAGATGAAGGGTGTCCTCAGCTGCTGGATTTGATTCCGAAATGGGCAAGAGAAGAAAGAAGCCATGGAATCTCAGAGGAGAGGAAGCTTGAGCTGAGGCTTGGTCCACCGGGGGGAGAATGGGCCATCAAAGAAAGCAACACCGCCAGTTctggagagagggagagggagagactTCTCTCTCTAGGCTACTTTCCAGCAAGCCCTCGTCCTCAAAATGCAGTCTTGAAGCCTCCATCTCCATGGCAGCAGCAGCACCACCTCCATCCTTCATATCTCCATCTTCAACATGGTCAGGGACAGGTTGCTGTCAGCAAGGAATCCCCTCAGCCCTGTAGCAATAGAGCAGCAGCAGAGCAGACTGCAGCAGAAAAGAAGGCATTTTCAGCAGCAAATACAGCTGTGCACAACACTGCTCAGAAAAG AACTGCACCTGCTTCAGTGGTGGGGTGGCCTCCACTTCGATCATTCAGAAAAAATATTGCCTCAAAGCCAGCTTCAGACTCACCAGATGTTGCTCCGAGCAAGGTCTCGAATTCGGTCGAAAACGGTTCAAGAACTCCTTTTGTGAAGATCAACATGGATGGTATCCCCATTGGGAGGAAAATTGATCTCAAGGCATACCACAGCTATGAGAAGCTGTCATATGCAGTTGATGAGCTCTTCAGAGGCCTTCTTGCAG CCCAGAAGAAATCTTGCGGTGGTGGGATAACGGATGAGGGCGAGGGAGGGGAGATGATCGGAGGGTTATTGGATGGGAGCGGGGAATATACCCTCGTGTACGAGGATCATGAAGGCGACAGGATGCTCGTTGGAGATGTTCCTTGGCA CATGTTCATCTCAACGGTGAAGAGGCTTCGTGTGCTGAAAAGTTCGGAGTTGCCTACATTGTCTC ATGGATGCAAACAGGGGAAGCTCTCCATGAACATCGAAGTGTAG